In Larimichthys crocea isolate SSNF chromosome VI, L_crocea_2.0, whole genome shotgun sequence, one genomic interval encodes:
- the per3 gene encoding period circadian protein homolog 3 isoform X2 translates to MCDQRSEMPGGDGEQPALSSATGDGEEERGSSGRQDGRAGQSERLTGEECGASGGEAGQEDEEMTSGSQDLSSSANQSENTDGSRGQAHRELITTVAEMKKRLPSDKRSRSKASTVEALHYALNCVKQVQANNEYYKLLMRNGQDEKRDASVCTLEELDRVTSEHTLKNTDSFVVVFSLLSGRVLYASEQAPSILCCKRKFLESAKFVELLFHQDVNVFYSHTAQPHLPPWSNSHTAGVLFDCAQVKSFFCRIRGGKDREGEMRYNPFRITPYLLKVQGRGSSGDEEEPCCLALAERIISGYEAPRIPLDKRIFTTTHSPGCVFLEVDDRAVPLLGYLPQDLIGTSLLTCIHPDDLPLMLSMHRKVLKYAGQSPFEHSPVRLRCQNGDHITLDTSWSSFINPWSRKVAFIIGRHKVRTSPLNEDVFAARPQDDIPVTHEEIKDLQAKIYKLFLQPVHNNGSSGYGSLGSNGSHEHYISVASSSDSNGNLWEDSHREPMTLQQICADVNRVKSWGQQAYLGSSHKTAALRKPATARLPPAASNPEVRDHEESRKQRHIPSYQQINCVDNIIRYLESCTGPALKRKSDSRSLATSSSSSSTSEDDKPAGAADTAQASSDVVLDSGVSVAPTAAAVVGAPLTDITMSTKAMSVVSVTSQCSYSSTIVHVPQPESEATALEDAPMGSEPADAAPTPVRPAPSPAAEERRFIGLTKEVLSAHTQKEEQEYVDRFRNRILQSPYSSYLQLDNSSMAHSHHPGDYLRPLSGGGWNRSRRGKPRHKRPKPQGSSDSYASPPGPPRRVPNSSWPSSESSQPQMGAPFSQASSLQAPFFPMMATQPGPAQPPGPQQLPGTTPMVLQPHDQTQFSYNFNIMQSAQSLPGMQPIQMEPVQNLQHTQNFHNLQPIPPAPGINPYPTPVMAIILPNYPTFTTGYTSMYPPSTLSMMPQAPITMTGFAPGVAPAPQPMFQAQTSPLNTQNPLGHLLCSPRASSSVGDEEEEAGPRALFSSSRSSSPLQLNLLQEELPKPSEGQSSTGLNHAESLHEQHANEGDNPSDSGNHDTQSTSSELLDLLLQEDSRSGTGSNVSGSGSGESGGSLGSGSGSGSNGTSTSHTGSSNSSKYFASNDSSDTSRKARKSQEAPAEHQRSFDTRVENTLWSMIQHTPEHVMMTYQIHTRDQNEVLAEDREKLRVLQPLQPWFSQEQRKELAEVHPWIQQHTIPQEIDTQGCVSCNTSARVSCSPHPPVPDSSSPLESPLQDSIGPVVDT, encoded by the exons ATGTGTGACCAAAGATCGGAGATGCCCGGGGGCGATGGGGAGCAGCCTGCGTTATCGTCAGCCacaggagatggagaggaggaaagggggtCGTCAGGGCGGCAGGACGGAAGAGCGGGGCAGTCAGAGCGCCTCACGGGGGAGGAGTGCGGAGCTTCAGGTGGGGAAGCGGGGCAGGAAGATGAGGAGATGACAAGCGGATCACAAGACCTCTCTTCTTCAGCTAATCAAAG CGAGAACACAGATGGCAGCAGAGGGCAGGCCCACAGAGAGTTAATCACCACGGTGGCTGAGATGAAGAAGAGGCTTCCGTCGGACAAACGCAGCCGCAGCAAAGCCAGCACCGTGGAGGCCTTACACTACGCTCTCAACTGTGTCAAACAAGTACAAG CCAACAACGAATACTACAAACTGCTGATGCGGAATGGCCAGGATGAGAAGAGAGACGCTTCTGTTTGCAccctggaggagctggacagAGTCACCTCCGAACACACCCTTAAAAACACG GACTCCTTCGTGGTGGTTTTCTCGCTCCTGAGCGGCCGAGTGCTGTACGCGTCCGAGCAGGCTCCCAGCATCCTGTGCTGCAAGAGGAAGTTCCTGGAGTCGGCCAAGTTCGTGGAGCTGCTCTTTCACCAAGACGTCAACGTCTTCTACTCGCACACGGCTCAGCCGCATCTGCCACCCTGGAGCAACTCgcatacag CGGGCGTTCTGTTCGACTGTGCCCAAGTGAAGTCTTTCTTCTGCAGAATCAG gGGTGGGAAGGACCGCGAGGGTGAGATGCGTTACAACCCGTTTCGGATAACACCGTACCTGCTGAAGGTGCAGGGAAGAGGAAGCAGCGGGGACGAGGAGGAGCCGTGCTGCTTGGCGTTGGCTGAACGCATCATCTCTGGATATGAGG CTCCTCGGATCCCCTTGGACAAGCGCATCTTCACCACCACACACTCCCCTGGCTGTGTGTTCCTGGAAGTGGATGACag GGCTGTGCCGTTGCTGGGATACCTTCCTCAGGATTTGATTGGCACGTCATTGCTGACTTGCATTCACCCAGACGACCTCCCACTCATGCTGTCTATGCACCGGAAAG TGTTGAAGTACGCAGGCCAGTCTCCGTTCGAGCACTCTCCGGTGCGTCTGCGATGTCAGAATGGAGACCACATCACCTTAGACACCAGCTGGTCCAGCTTCATCAACCCTTGGAGCCGCAAGGTGGCCTTCATCATCGGACGGCATAAAGTCAGGAC GAGTCCACTGAACGAGGACGTGTTTGCTGCTCGGCCTCAGGACGATATCCCAGTCACCCATGAGGAAATAAAAGATCTGCAAGCAAAGATCTACAAGCTTTTCCTTCAG CCGGTCCATAACAACGGTTCCAGTGGATACGGCAGTTTGGGGAGTAACGGCTCGCATGAGCACTACATCAGCGTAGCTTCTTCAAGTGACAGCAATGGTAACCTGTGGGAGGACTCGCACCGGGAACCG ATGACTCTGCAGCAGATCTGTGCTGACGTGAACAGAGTTAAGAGTTGGGGCCAGCAGGCTTATCTGGGCTCCAGCCACAAAACTGCGGCTCTTCGCAAACCTGCAACAG CACGTCTGCCCCCTGCAGCCTCCAACCCTGAAGTCAGAGATCATGAAGAgagcaggaagcagagacacatTCCCTCCTATCAGCAGATCAACTGTGTGGACAACATCATCAG aTATTTGGAGAGCTGTACAGGTCCAGCCCTCAAGAGGAAGAGCGACTCCCGTTCCCTGGcgacctcttcttcttcatcctctacCTCAGAAGACGACAAGCCCGCCGGAGCCGCTGACACGGCTCAGGCCAGCTCagatg TGGTGTTGGACAGCGGCGTGTCAGTGGCCCCGACGGCAGCAGCTGTCGTCGGAGCTCCTTTGACAGACATCACAATGTCCACTAAAGCCATGAGCGTGGTCTCTGTCACCAGCCAGTGTTCATACAGCAGCACCATTGTCCACGTGCCACAGCCTGAGTCAG AGGCCACGGCACTGGAGGACGCCCCGATGGGTAGTGAGCCTGCTGATGCTGCTCCGACTCCCGTCCGTCCGGCCCCGAGTCCCGCTGCAGAGGAACGGAGGTTTATAGGTCTCACCAAGGAGGTGCTGTCCGCTCACACCCAGAAGGAGGAGCAAGAGTACGTGGATCGATTTCGCAATCGCATCCTCCAGAGCCCCTACAGCTCCTACCTGCAGCTGGACAACAGCTCCATGGCTCACTCGCACCATCCAG GAGACTACCTACGTCCACTGAGCGGCGGTGGGTGGAACCGCTCTCGGAGAGGAAAGCCCAGACACAAGCGCCCCAAGCCCCAGGGTTCCTCCGACAGCTACGCGTCCCCACCTGGCCCTCCTCGCCGAGTCCCCAACTCATCCTGGCCCTCCTCGGAGTCCTCACAGCCGCAGATGGGGGCTCCCTTCAGCCAAGCATCTTCGCTCCAGGCGCCATTCTTCCCCATGATGGCAACCCAGCCTGGCCCGGCGCAACCACCCGGACCGCAGCAGCTGCCTGGAACAACCCCCATGGTGCTACAGCCTCATGACCAAACCCAGTTCAGCTACAACTTCAACATTATGCAGTCCGCTCAGAGCCTGCCAGGCATGCAGCCGATCCAGATGGAGCCGGTTCAGaatctgcagcacacacagaacTTTCACAACCTGCAGCCCATTCCTCCAGCCCCGGGCATCAACCCATACCCGACTCCAGTCATGGCTATCATTCTGCCCAACTACCCAACTTTTACCACAGGTTACACGTCCATGTATCCGCCGTCCACTCTTTCGATGATGCCCCAGGCACCCATCACCATGACGGGCTTTGCCCCTGGCGTCGCGCCTGCACCTCAGCCCATGTTCCAAGCCCAGACTAGCCCACTCAACACTCAGAACCCCCTGGGCCATCTGCTTTGCTCACCCAGAGCCAGCTCCTCCGTcggggacgaggaggaggaagccgGGCCTCGGGCTTTATTCTCTAGCTCTCGCTCGAGTTCACCGCTTCAGCTGAACTTGTTGCAGGAGGAGCTGCCAAAGCCGAGCGAAGGGCAGAGCAGCACCGGGCTCAACCATGCCGAGAGCCTCCACGAACAACATGCCAATGAA GGCGATAACCCCAGTGACTCTGGGAACCATGACACCCAGTCTACATCCAGTGAGCTGCTtgacctgctgctgcaggaggatTCCAGGTCAGGCACCGGATCCAACGTCTCAGGGTCCGGATCAGGGGAGTCTGGAGGCTCTTTgggatctggatctggatctggcTCCAATGGAACCTCCACCTCACACACTG gcagcagcaacagcagcaaataCTTTGCCAGCAATGATTCATCAGACACATCACGGAAAGCCCGTAAGAGCCAGGAAGCACCGGCGGAGCACCAGCGCAGCTTCGACACTCGGGTGGAGAACACGCTGTGGAGCATGATCCAGCACACGCCAGAGCATGTCATGATGACGTACCAGATCCACACCAG GGACCAGAATGAGGTGCTGGCCGAAGACAGGGAGAAGCTTCGGGTGCTTCAGCCCCTCCAGCCCTGGTTCAGCCAGGAACAGAGAAAGGAGCTGGCTGAAGTTCATCCCTGGATCCAGCAGCACACGATCCCACAGGAAATCGACACACAG GGTTGTGTGAGCTGCAACACAAGCGCAAGGGTCTCCTGCTcccctcaccctcctgtccCAGACAGCTCGTCCCCTCTGGAGAGCCCTCTGCAGGACTCCATCGGACCAGTGGTGGACACCTGA
- the vamp3 gene encoding vesicle-associated membrane protein 3, with protein sequence MSGPGPEGSGAASGNRRLQQTQAQVDEVVDIMRVNVDKVLERDQKLSELDDRADALQAGASQFETSAAKLKRKYWWKNCKMWAILIAVIVIIIIIIVIWSYS encoded by the exons GTCAGGTCCCGGACCAGAAGGTTCTGGCGCAGCGTCAGGCAACAGGCGCCTGCAGCAGACACAGGCCCAGGTGGATGAG gtggtgGATATTATGCGAGTTAATGTGGACAAAGTGCTGGAGCGTGACCAGAAGCTGTCTGAACTGGATGACCGAGCAGACGCGCTGCAGGCTGGAGCCTCCCAGTTCGAGACCAGTGCTGCTAAGCTGAAGAGGAAGTACTGGTGGAAGAACTGCAAG ATGTGGGCCATCCTGATAGCAGTCATagtgatcatcatcatcatcattgtta TTTGGAGTTATTCGTAA
- the LOC104938368 gene encoding matrix remodeling-associated protein 8, protein MKVNREDFILQALLLIHIPVVCLFTAVSGQSDSSSSVVVAGYNVSAPAGSSVVLQCVSGRMVWTRDRVRDRQRVVHWDMYRPRPEDTRERVLDMFSAGDQRIYNSYNQGRVGLSPTAFKDGNFSLVIKDVTMNDRGLYSCNLHHHYCHLYETVRVQLNITKSRRKEQRFWDGQKAVFVVLLGSTVVLPCINRRNVWTDWSNEEEDQQVVHWDRQSPGIRHDRADRLVDLYASGEQRSYGPLFLQRKMNISNQAFSQGDFSLTISDLQITDQGMYSCHLHHHYCGLHERREFQVTVEPPVIQTTLPAKALPSEDKDTTKPESPRVINVILPDQRHHFLLPLGYVLTSFLLLAFVILIIILVTCRRRTKEYYPQASMRYSRSESSSEEFEMDVAEVSACSREERRFDYKNNLLKEKVHADAQPKVIDLDKEMQKFCK, encoded by the exons ATGAAGGTAAACAGGGAGGACTTCATCCTGCAGGCTCTCCTCCTGATCCACA TCCCTGTGGTCTGCCTCTTCACTGCAG TGTCTGgtcagtctgacagcagcagcagtgtggtgGTGGCAGGGTATAATGTGAGCGCCCCCGCTGGGTCGAGCGtggtgctgcagtgtgtgagcGGTCGCATGGTGTGGACGAGGGACAGGgtgagggacagacagagagtggtCCACTGGGATATGTACCGGCCCCGTCCAGAAGATACAAGGGAGAGGGTGCTGGACATGTTCTCCGCTGGGGACCAGAGGATCTACAACTCCTACAATCAGGGCCGGGTCGGCCTCAGCCCAACAGCCTTCAAGGATGGAAACTTCTCCCTGGTCATCAAAG atgtGACGATGAATGACAGAGGTCTGTACTCTTGTAACCTCCACCATCACTACTGCCACCTGTACGAGACAGTCAGAGTACAGCTCAACATCACTAAATCAC GCCGTAAAGAGCAGCGCTTCTGGGACGGACAGAAGGCGGTGTTCGTGGTGCTGCTTGGCAGTACTGTGGTGCTGCCGTGCATCAACAGACGTAATGTGTGGACGGACTGGAGCaacgaggaggaggaccagcag GTGGTGCATTGGGACCGTCAGTCGCCCGGCATCCGCCACGACCGAGCCGACCGTCTGGTGGATCTGTACGCCTCTGGAGAACAGCGGAGCTACGGGCCACTGTTCCTCCAGAGGAAGATGAACATCAGCAACCAAGCCTTCTCACAGGGAGACTTCTCTCTGACCATCTCTGACCTGCAG ATCACAGACCAGGGGATGTATTCctgccacctccaccaccattACTGCGGTCTGCACGAGAGAAGAGAGTTTCAAGTCACAGTGGAACCACCAGTGATTCAGACCACCCTGCCAGCCAAAGCTCTGCCCAGTGAGGAcaaag ACACCACTAAGCCTGAATCACCGCGAGTCATCAATGTTATTCTGCCAGACCAGAGACATCACTTTCTCCTGCCACTGGGCTACGTCCTCACTTCCTTCCTGCTCCTGGCATTCGttatcctcatcatcatcctcgtcACGTGCAGACGTAGAACCAAAG aGTATTATCCACAAGCATCCATGAG GTACAGCAGGAGTGAGAGCAGCTCAGAAGAATTTGAGATGGACGTCGCTGAAGTGAGTGCGTGCAGCCGAGAGGAGAGAAGATTTG ACTACAAGAACAACCTGCTGAAAGAGAAGGTCCACGCTGACGCTCAGCCGAAGGTCATTGATCTCGACAAAG agaTGCAGAAGTTTTGTAAATga
- the per3 gene encoding period circadian protein homolog 3 isoform X1: MCDQRSEMPGGDGEQPALSSATGDGEEERGSSGRQDGRAGQSERLTGEECGASGGEAGQEDEEMTSGSQDLSSSANQSSENTDGSRGQAHRELITTVAEMKKRLPSDKRSRSKASTVEALHYALNCVKQVQANNEYYKLLMRNGQDEKRDASVCTLEELDRVTSEHTLKNTDSFVVVFSLLSGRVLYASEQAPSILCCKRKFLESAKFVELLFHQDVNVFYSHTAQPHLPPWSNSHTAGVLFDCAQVKSFFCRIRGGKDREGEMRYNPFRITPYLLKVQGRGSSGDEEEPCCLALAERIISGYEAPRIPLDKRIFTTTHSPGCVFLEVDDRAVPLLGYLPQDLIGTSLLTCIHPDDLPLMLSMHRKVLKYAGQSPFEHSPVRLRCQNGDHITLDTSWSSFINPWSRKVAFIIGRHKVRTSPLNEDVFAARPQDDIPVTHEEIKDLQAKIYKLFLQPVHNNGSSGYGSLGSNGSHEHYISVASSSDSNGNLWEDSHREPMTLQQICADVNRVKSWGQQAYLGSSHKTAALRKPATARLPPAASNPEVRDHEESRKQRHIPSYQQINCVDNIIRYLESCTGPALKRKSDSRSLATSSSSSSTSEDDKPAGAADTAQASSDVVLDSGVSVAPTAAAVVGAPLTDITMSTKAMSVVSVTSQCSYSSTIVHVPQPESEATALEDAPMGSEPADAAPTPVRPAPSPAAEERRFIGLTKEVLSAHTQKEEQEYVDRFRNRILQSPYSSYLQLDNSSMAHSHHPGDYLRPLSGGGWNRSRRGKPRHKRPKPQGSSDSYASPPGPPRRVPNSSWPSSESSQPQMGAPFSQASSLQAPFFPMMATQPGPAQPPGPQQLPGTTPMVLQPHDQTQFSYNFNIMQSAQSLPGMQPIQMEPVQNLQHTQNFHNLQPIPPAPGINPYPTPVMAIILPNYPTFTTGYTSMYPPSTLSMMPQAPITMTGFAPGVAPAPQPMFQAQTSPLNTQNPLGHLLCSPRASSSVGDEEEEAGPRALFSSSRSSSPLQLNLLQEELPKPSEGQSSTGLNHAESLHEQHANEGDNPSDSGNHDTQSTSSELLDLLLQEDSRSGTGSNVSGSGSGESGGSLGSGSGSGSNGTSTSHTGSSNSSKYFASNDSSDTSRKARKSQEAPAEHQRSFDTRVENTLWSMIQHTPEHVMMTYQIHTRDQNEVLAEDREKLRVLQPLQPWFSQEQRKELAEVHPWIQQHTIPQEIDTQGCVSCNTSARVSCSPHPPVPDSSSPLESPLQDSIGPVVDT, encoded by the exons ATGTGTGACCAAAGATCGGAGATGCCCGGGGGCGATGGGGAGCAGCCTGCGTTATCGTCAGCCacaggagatggagaggaggaaagggggtCGTCAGGGCGGCAGGACGGAAGAGCGGGGCAGTCAGAGCGCCTCACGGGGGAGGAGTGCGGAGCTTCAGGTGGGGAAGCGGGGCAGGAAGATGAGGAGATGACAAGCGGATCACAAGACCTCTCTTCTTCAGCTAATCAAAG CAGCGAGAACACAGATGGCAGCAGAGGGCAGGCCCACAGAGAGTTAATCACCACGGTGGCTGAGATGAAGAAGAGGCTTCCGTCGGACAAACGCAGCCGCAGCAAAGCCAGCACCGTGGAGGCCTTACACTACGCTCTCAACTGTGTCAAACAAGTACAAG CCAACAACGAATACTACAAACTGCTGATGCGGAATGGCCAGGATGAGAAGAGAGACGCTTCTGTTTGCAccctggaggagctggacagAGTCACCTCCGAACACACCCTTAAAAACACG GACTCCTTCGTGGTGGTTTTCTCGCTCCTGAGCGGCCGAGTGCTGTACGCGTCCGAGCAGGCTCCCAGCATCCTGTGCTGCAAGAGGAAGTTCCTGGAGTCGGCCAAGTTCGTGGAGCTGCTCTTTCACCAAGACGTCAACGTCTTCTACTCGCACACGGCTCAGCCGCATCTGCCACCCTGGAGCAACTCgcatacag CGGGCGTTCTGTTCGACTGTGCCCAAGTGAAGTCTTTCTTCTGCAGAATCAG gGGTGGGAAGGACCGCGAGGGTGAGATGCGTTACAACCCGTTTCGGATAACACCGTACCTGCTGAAGGTGCAGGGAAGAGGAAGCAGCGGGGACGAGGAGGAGCCGTGCTGCTTGGCGTTGGCTGAACGCATCATCTCTGGATATGAGG CTCCTCGGATCCCCTTGGACAAGCGCATCTTCACCACCACACACTCCCCTGGCTGTGTGTTCCTGGAAGTGGATGACag GGCTGTGCCGTTGCTGGGATACCTTCCTCAGGATTTGATTGGCACGTCATTGCTGACTTGCATTCACCCAGACGACCTCCCACTCATGCTGTCTATGCACCGGAAAG TGTTGAAGTACGCAGGCCAGTCTCCGTTCGAGCACTCTCCGGTGCGTCTGCGATGTCAGAATGGAGACCACATCACCTTAGACACCAGCTGGTCCAGCTTCATCAACCCTTGGAGCCGCAAGGTGGCCTTCATCATCGGACGGCATAAAGTCAGGAC GAGTCCACTGAACGAGGACGTGTTTGCTGCTCGGCCTCAGGACGATATCCCAGTCACCCATGAGGAAATAAAAGATCTGCAAGCAAAGATCTACAAGCTTTTCCTTCAG CCGGTCCATAACAACGGTTCCAGTGGATACGGCAGTTTGGGGAGTAACGGCTCGCATGAGCACTACATCAGCGTAGCTTCTTCAAGTGACAGCAATGGTAACCTGTGGGAGGACTCGCACCGGGAACCG ATGACTCTGCAGCAGATCTGTGCTGACGTGAACAGAGTTAAGAGTTGGGGCCAGCAGGCTTATCTGGGCTCCAGCCACAAAACTGCGGCTCTTCGCAAACCTGCAACAG CACGTCTGCCCCCTGCAGCCTCCAACCCTGAAGTCAGAGATCATGAAGAgagcaggaagcagagacacatTCCCTCCTATCAGCAGATCAACTGTGTGGACAACATCATCAG aTATTTGGAGAGCTGTACAGGTCCAGCCCTCAAGAGGAAGAGCGACTCCCGTTCCCTGGcgacctcttcttcttcatcctctacCTCAGAAGACGACAAGCCCGCCGGAGCCGCTGACACGGCTCAGGCCAGCTCagatg TGGTGTTGGACAGCGGCGTGTCAGTGGCCCCGACGGCAGCAGCTGTCGTCGGAGCTCCTTTGACAGACATCACAATGTCCACTAAAGCCATGAGCGTGGTCTCTGTCACCAGCCAGTGTTCATACAGCAGCACCATTGTCCACGTGCCACAGCCTGAGTCAG AGGCCACGGCACTGGAGGACGCCCCGATGGGTAGTGAGCCTGCTGATGCTGCTCCGACTCCCGTCCGTCCGGCCCCGAGTCCCGCTGCAGAGGAACGGAGGTTTATAGGTCTCACCAAGGAGGTGCTGTCCGCTCACACCCAGAAGGAGGAGCAAGAGTACGTGGATCGATTTCGCAATCGCATCCTCCAGAGCCCCTACAGCTCCTACCTGCAGCTGGACAACAGCTCCATGGCTCACTCGCACCATCCAG GAGACTACCTACGTCCACTGAGCGGCGGTGGGTGGAACCGCTCTCGGAGAGGAAAGCCCAGACACAAGCGCCCCAAGCCCCAGGGTTCCTCCGACAGCTACGCGTCCCCACCTGGCCCTCCTCGCCGAGTCCCCAACTCATCCTGGCCCTCCTCGGAGTCCTCACAGCCGCAGATGGGGGCTCCCTTCAGCCAAGCATCTTCGCTCCAGGCGCCATTCTTCCCCATGATGGCAACCCAGCCTGGCCCGGCGCAACCACCCGGACCGCAGCAGCTGCCTGGAACAACCCCCATGGTGCTACAGCCTCATGACCAAACCCAGTTCAGCTACAACTTCAACATTATGCAGTCCGCTCAGAGCCTGCCAGGCATGCAGCCGATCCAGATGGAGCCGGTTCAGaatctgcagcacacacagaacTTTCACAACCTGCAGCCCATTCCTCCAGCCCCGGGCATCAACCCATACCCGACTCCAGTCATGGCTATCATTCTGCCCAACTACCCAACTTTTACCACAGGTTACACGTCCATGTATCCGCCGTCCACTCTTTCGATGATGCCCCAGGCACCCATCACCATGACGGGCTTTGCCCCTGGCGTCGCGCCTGCACCTCAGCCCATGTTCCAAGCCCAGACTAGCCCACTCAACACTCAGAACCCCCTGGGCCATCTGCTTTGCTCACCCAGAGCCAGCTCCTCCGTcggggacgaggaggaggaagccgGGCCTCGGGCTTTATTCTCTAGCTCTCGCTCGAGTTCACCGCTTCAGCTGAACTTGTTGCAGGAGGAGCTGCCAAAGCCGAGCGAAGGGCAGAGCAGCACCGGGCTCAACCATGCCGAGAGCCTCCACGAACAACATGCCAATGAA GGCGATAACCCCAGTGACTCTGGGAACCATGACACCCAGTCTACATCCAGTGAGCTGCTtgacctgctgctgcaggaggatTCCAGGTCAGGCACCGGATCCAACGTCTCAGGGTCCGGATCAGGGGAGTCTGGAGGCTCTTTgggatctggatctggatctggcTCCAATGGAACCTCCACCTCACACACTG gcagcagcaacagcagcaaataCTTTGCCAGCAATGATTCATCAGACACATCACGGAAAGCCCGTAAGAGCCAGGAAGCACCGGCGGAGCACCAGCGCAGCTTCGACACTCGGGTGGAGAACACGCTGTGGAGCATGATCCAGCACACGCCAGAGCATGTCATGATGACGTACCAGATCCACACCAG GGACCAGAATGAGGTGCTGGCCGAAGACAGGGAGAAGCTTCGGGTGCTTCAGCCCCTCCAGCCCTGGTTCAGCCAGGAACAGAGAAAGGAGCTGGCTGAAGTTCATCCCTGGATCCAGCAGCACACGATCCCACAGGAAATCGACACACAG GGTTGTGTGAGCTGCAACACAAGCGCAAGGGTCTCCTGCTcccctcaccctcctgtccCAGACAGCTCGTCCCCTCTGGAGAGCCCTCTGCAGGACTCCATCGGACCAGTGGTGGACACCTGA